A genomic window from Acinetobacter chinensis includes:
- a CDS encoding PhzF family phenazine biosynthesis protein yields the protein MKMYQVDAFTQQLFKGNPAAVLVLDEWLDDVLMQNIALENNLAETAFVKRVDDENYEIRWFTPKVEVDFCGHATLASAFVLFKDFTRAKSIQFHVKKLGIFTITQAEDGKIQMNFPVRKPVQVTDYPELLNKVINKPFKAVYLNPQAYILELESEQDVIDAQPDLVAIAEIAQHHHVSTAITATDLDITVTAASDDYDYVARYFAPHKGINEDPVTGSMHTGLAPLWAEKLGKNVLVGYQASERGGKLYCEIQSAERIEISGYAKLYMQAEIEV from the coding sequence ATGAAAATGTACCAGGTGGACGCGTTCACACAGCAGTTATTTAAAGGAAATCCGGCGGCAGTTCTGGTGCTGGATGAATGGCTCGATGATGTGCTGATGCAGAATATCGCACTGGAAAATAATCTGGCTGAAACTGCTTTTGTAAAACGTGTGGATGATGAAAACTATGAGATCCGCTGGTTTACCCCAAAAGTTGAAGTGGATTTCTGTGGTCATGCAACACTGGCATCTGCATTCGTTCTGTTTAAAGATTTTACCAGGGCGAAAAGTATTCAGTTTCATGTTAAAAAACTGGGGATATTTACGATTACTCAGGCAGAAGATGGCAAAATTCAGATGAATTTCCCTGTCCGAAAACCGGTACAGGTTACCGATTATCCTGAACTTTTAAATAAAGTCATTAATAAACCGTTTAAAGCCGTGTATTTAAACCCACAGGCTTATATTCTGGAGCTTGAGTCTGAGCAGGATGTGATCGATGCACAGCCTGACTTGGTTGCCATTGCCGAGATTGCACAACATCATCATGTCAGTACTGCCATTACAGCAACGGATCTGGATATTACGGTTACCGCAGCTTCTGATGACTATGATTATGTTGCGCGTTACTTTGCACCGCATAAAGGAATTAATGAAGACCCTGTTACTGGTTCCATGCATACCGGTCTTGCTCCTCTCTGGGCAGAGAAACTGGGTAAAAATGTACTGGTGGGTTATCAGGCTTCAGAGCGCGGTGGTAAGTTGTACTGTGAAATTCAGTCAGCCGAAAGAATTGAAATTTCGGGCTATGCAAAACTGTATATGCAGGCTGAAATTGAAGTGTAA
- a CDS encoding L-cystine transporter, which produces MTFPLILNIVLFTGFIFLLMQTRKTDWSLAKKVLAGLCLGVIFGLGLHFAYGAGSDILKESIQWFNLVGNGYVKLLQMVVMPLVFISILSAVIKLHNASSLGKISAITISTLLLTTAIAAFVGVIVTSLFGLSAAGLVQGVQETARLDKLNTDYIGKVTDLSVPDIVLSFIPSNPFAELTGANPTSIISVVIFATFLGIAGIHLIRDDAVKGQRIVTAIETLQAWVMKLVRLVMTLTPYGVFALITKVVASSNAADIINLGGFLVASYLGLAIMFAVHALVLALTGVNPVRFFKKVLPVLTFAFTSRSSAASIPLSIEAQTTRLGIPETIASFAASFGTTIGQNGCAGLYPAMLAVMVAPTVGINPLDPVWIVTLVCVVTLSSIGVAGVGGGATFAALIVLPVMGLPVTLVALLISIEPLIDMGRTALNVDGSMTAGMVTSQLLGQTNQEILQSDEAVELKHS; this is translated from the coding sequence ATGACTTTTCCCTTAATACTGAACATTGTCCTATTTACAGGCTTTATTTTTCTACTGATGCAGACCCGTAAAACGGACTGGAGTCTGGCTAAAAAAGTACTGGCAGGTTTATGTCTTGGGGTGATTTTTGGTCTGGGTTTACATTTTGCCTACGGCGCAGGTTCTGACATTCTGAAAGAGTCCATTCAATGGTTCAACCTCGTAGGTAATGGTTATGTCAAACTGTTACAGATGGTGGTGATGCCTCTGGTCTTTATTTCCATTTTGAGTGCCGTGATTAAACTGCACAATGCTTCATCACTGGGGAAAATCAGCGCCATTACGATCAGTACACTGTTGCTGACGACAGCCATTGCTGCTTTTGTTGGTGTGATAGTGACCAGTCTTTTTGGACTGTCCGCAGCGGGTCTGGTTCAGGGCGTACAGGAAACAGCACGGCTGGATAAGCTGAATACTGACTATATAGGAAAAGTGACGGACTTAAGTGTGCCCGATATCGTTCTGTCCTTTATTCCAAGTAATCCTTTTGCGGAGTTGACCGGTGCAAACCCAACCTCCATTATCAGTGTAGTGATCTTTGCTACATTTTTAGGAATTGCAGGGATTCATTTAATCCGTGACGATGCTGTGAAAGGTCAGCGGATTGTGACTGCGATTGAAACTTTGCAGGCATGGGTGATGAAACTGGTCCGTCTGGTGATGACCCTGACACCTTATGGTGTTTTTGCGCTGATCACTAAAGTCGTCGCAAGTTCCAACGCCGCAGATATTATCAATCTGGGCGGATTCCTTGTTGCATCCTATCTTGGACTGGCGATCATGTTTGCTGTACATGCACTGGTGCTGGCGTTGACCGGTGTCAATCCTGTACGGTTTTTTAAGAAAGTACTGCCTGTGCTGACTTTTGCATTTACCAGCCGTTCCAGTGCTGCCAGTATTCCTCTAAGTATTGAAGCACAGACCACACGACTTGGAATTCCAGAAACAATTGCCAGTTTTGCAGCATCTTTTGGAACCACGATTGGTCAGAACGGATGTGCCGGTCTGTATCCCGCTATGCTGGCGGTGATGGTTGCACCTACTGTCGGTATCAACCCTCTGGATCCTGTCTGGATTGTGACCCTGGTCTGTGTGGTGACGCTCAGTTCAATTGGGGTTGCAGGTGTGGGCGGTGGTGCAACTTTTGCTGCATTAATTGTTTTACCTGTCATGGGCTTACCGGTCACCCTGGTTGCACTGCTGATTTCAATTGAGCCTTTAATTGATATGGGACGTACTGCGCTGAATGTGGATGGTTCCATGACCGCAGGAATGGTTACAAGTCAGTTGCTGGGGCAGACCAATCAGGAAATTTTACAGTCCGATGAAGCTGTTGAGCTGAAACATAGCTGA
- a CDS encoding flavin reductase family protein — MNTHIQTVELAKAYRLINHGPTVLVSAQFQDDINVMTAAWACALELVPAKVSVVLDKATKTRQLIEKSGFFVLQVPTLKQLQLVQALGSISQHEDPLKLEHCNTPLFQIDDFSVPLVEGCSAWLICELIPEPHNQQAHDLFIGKVVAAYADDRVFRNGHWYYHEAAPEWKSLHHVAGGHYYTIGDAVNAASVDV, encoded by the coding sequence TTGAATACGCACATACAGACGGTTGAACTCGCCAAAGCATATCGCCTGATCAATCATGGACCGACCGTCCTGGTTTCTGCTCAGTTTCAGGATGACATCAATGTAATGACTGCTGCCTGGGCATGCGCCTTGGAACTGGTACCTGCCAAAGTTTCCGTCGTGCTGGATAAAGCCACAAAAACCCGCCAGCTGATCGAAAAATCAGGATTTTTTGTGCTACAGGTTCCGACGCTGAAACAACTGCAGCTGGTTCAGGCTCTCGGCTCCATCAGTCAGCATGAAGACCCGCTTAAACTTGAGCACTGCAATACTCCTCTGTTTCAGATAGATGATTTCAGTGTCCCTTTGGTTGAAGGCTGCTCTGCATGGCTGATCTGCGAACTGATTCCAGAACCGCATAATCAGCAGGCTCATGATTTATTTATTGGAAAAGTAGTTGCAGCTTATGCAGATGACCGTGTTTTCAGAAATGGGCATTGGTACTATCATGAAGCTGCCCCTGAATGGAAAAGTCTGCATCATGTTGCAGGTGGACATTACTACACGATTGGCGATGCAGTAAATGCAGCATCGGTTGATGTCTGA
- a CDS encoding YbfB/YjiJ family MFS transporter, with protein sequence MLSSKVKLSLFLCLSMCLGIGILRFSYTALLPSTRAAYEWTSSFASILSSANLLGYLIGAFWAMKLPQNSRMTFFIQSAAILGSISLLSCAFSGFHGSWYIFWRVISGISGGLLMILSPSVVAQCCDLKDRLSINFIGFSGIGIGVLLATLFMPYLDRISTSSAWLILFGFSAIMCAILCILLQQFRSHLSAQTVPQTESVPVQGLYLCLLTVYACSAFSYVPHSLFWIDYLSNTLHLGLNVINFNWILYGSGSALGAVTAYMLSRKLGNFNALKVLYSFYVGAIFIAVMDAYPALTFVSSFLTGLLNPAVVFLTSYTILQIYTHAYKKLWSIATLCFAITQLIGGLTFSTLQKAGVSYHQQFELAGFVLLAGTVVLFVYLRKSPPKPLHQH encoded by the coding sequence ATGCTCTCCAGCAAAGTAAAACTCAGTCTTTTTCTGTGTCTCAGTATGTGCCTGGGGATTGGTATTCTGCGTTTTTCCTATACTGCATTACTGCCATCCACACGGGCTGCCTATGAGTGGACAAGCAGCTTTGCCAGTATTCTGAGCAGTGCAAATCTGCTGGGTTATCTGATTGGAGCGTTCTGGGCAATGAAACTGCCACAGAACAGCCGTATGACGTTTTTTATTCAAAGTGCAGCCATTCTGGGTAGTATCAGTCTGCTGAGCTGTGCTTTTTCAGGTTTTCATGGCAGCTGGTATATTTTCTGGCGTGTCATTTCAGGGATCAGCGGTGGCTTGCTCATGATCCTGTCACCAAGTGTGGTGGCTCAGTGCTGTGATCTCAAAGACCGCTTGAGCATCAATTTCATTGGTTTCAGTGGTATCGGCATCGGGGTTCTGCTGGCGACACTGTTTATGCCCTATCTAGACAGAATCAGCACCAGCAGTGCATGGCTCATTCTTTTTGGCTTTTCAGCCATCATGTGTGCCATTCTATGCATACTGCTCCAGCAGTTCAGATCACATCTGTCAGCTCAGACAGTTCCTCAGACAGAATCTGTACCCGTTCAGGGACTGTATCTGTGTCTGCTGACGGTATATGCATGCAGTGCTTTTTCGTATGTACCGCATTCTCTGTTCTGGATTGACTATCTCAGCAACACCCTGCACCTGGGACTGAACGTCATCAATTTCAACTGGATTCTGTATGGCAGCGGCAGTGCACTGGGGGCTGTGACAGCCTATATGCTGTCCAGGAAACTGGGGAATTTCAACGCCCTGAAAGTACTGTATTCTTTTTATGTCGGAGCGATATTTATTGCTGTTATGGATGCTTATCCAGCACTGACTTTTGTCTCCTCATTCCTTACAGGTCTGCTGAATCCTGCTGTCGTTTTCCTGACCTCATATACGATATTGCAGATTTATACCCATGCTTATAAAAAACTGTGGAGTATTGCCACGCTGTGCTTTGCCATTACCCAGCTGATTGGTGGATTGACATTCAGCACCCTGCAAAAGGCTGGAGTATCCTATCATCAGCAGTTTGAACTGGCAGGGTTTGTGTTACTGGCGGGAACAGTTGTACTTTTTGTTTATCTGCGTAAATCACCACCTAAGCCTCTGCATCAGCATTAA
- the icd gene encoding NADP-dependent isocitrate dehydrogenase — protein sequence MGYQKITVPADGGKITVNADLSLNVPNHPIIPFIEGDGIGVDITPAMKSVVDAAVLKAYSGKRSIEWMEVYCGEKADKIYGTYMPEETFEALREFVVSIKGPLTTPVGGGIRSLNVALRQELDLYVCVRPVRWFEGVPSPVRHPELTDMVIFRENSEDIYAGIEWKADSPEARKVIKFLKEEMGVSKIRFEDNCGIGIKPVSKEGTQRLVRKAIQFAIDNDKPSVTLVHKGNIMKYTEGAFKEWGYELAVERFGGELIDGGPWVKIKNPKTGKDIVIKDVIADAFLQQILMRPADYSVIATLNLNGDYVSDALAAEVGGIGIAPGANIGGAIAVYEATHGTAPKYAGQDKVNPGSIILSAEMMLRDMGWIEAADLIIKGISGAIAAKTVTYDFERLMENATLLRCSEFGNAIIQHMD from the coding sequence ATGGGTTATCAGAAGATCACAGTGCCTGCGGATGGCGGCAAAATTACAGTAAATGCAGATTTATCATTAAATGTTCCAAATCACCCGATTATTCCTTTTATTGAAGGGGATGGCATTGGTGTGGACATTACACCTGCGATGAAATCGGTGGTGGATGCGGCTGTTTTAAAAGCCTACAGTGGCAAACGGTCTATTGAATGGATGGAAGTATACTGCGGTGAAAAAGCAGACAAAATTTATGGCACGTATATGCCAGAAGAAACTTTTGAAGCACTGCGTGAATTTGTGGTGTCCATCAAAGGTCCTTTGACCACACCTGTCGGTGGTGGTATCCGCTCTTTAAACGTCGCTTTACGTCAGGAACTGGATCTGTATGTCTGTGTGCGCCCAGTGCGCTGGTTTGAAGGTGTCCCATCTCCTGTGCGTCATCCTGAACTGACTGACATGGTCATTTTCCGTGAAAATTCAGAAGATATTTATGCAGGGATTGAATGGAAAGCGGACTCCCCTGAAGCCAGAAAAGTCATTAAGTTTTTAAAAGAAGAAATGGGTGTTAGTAAAATCCGTTTTGAAGATAACTGTGGTATCGGGATTAAGCCTGTGTCCAAAGAAGGTACACAGCGTCTGGTGCGTAAAGCGATTCAGTTTGCGATTGATAATGATAAGCCGAGTGTGACCCTGGTACACAAAGGCAACATTATGAAATATACCGAAGGTGCATTCAAAGAGTGGGGCTATGAGCTTGCAGTTGAACGTTTCGGTGGTGAACTGATTGATGGTGGTCCCTGGGTAAAAATTAAAAACCCAAAAACCGGTAAAGACATTGTGATTAAAGATGTGATTGCGGATGCCTTTTTACAGCAGATCCTCATGCGTCCTGCGGATTATTCTGTGATCGCAACTTTAAACCTGAACGGTGACTATGTTTCCGATGCACTGGCGGCTGAAGTCGGTGGGATCGGGATTGCACCTGGTGCAAACATTGGCGGGGCAATTGCTGTTTATGAAGCAACACATGGCACAGCACCTAAATATGCCGGTCAGGACAAAGTAAACCCAGGTTCCATTATTCTTTCAGCAGAAATGATGCTGCGTGATATGGGATGGATTGAAGCGGCTGATCTGATTATTAAAGGTATCTCAGGGGCGATTGCAGCGAAAACTGTAACCTATGACTTTGAGCGTTTAATGGAAAATGCCACACTGTTGCGCTGTTCAGAATTTGGCAATGCGATCATTCAGCATATGGACTGA